The genomic region ACATCTCGAAAAAATGGACTATGCCAATCCATGATTGGGGAAAGGCAATGAACCAATTCGCTTTGCATTTCGGCGACAGGGTGCAGTTATGACGAAAATCCATTTACACAAAATTTCTGACACCCTCGTAAAAACAGCCAAAGATACGAGGAAAAAAAATTAGTATTTTCTCTTCCCGCGCACCTTAAAGCGATTCTTACTTGCCGGGAATTCCGGCAGAGGGCGTATGTCCGACGCAGACACGTTTCCGCTTTTAGTGGTTAAATCAGGTGAGTTACGCCCGAACCGGAATTTCCGGTTCTTCTCTTGAGCTTTATCAGGCGGGGCGGGCTTTCTTTGCATACTTTCTTTCCCCCGCAGGAAAGAAAGTATGAAGCGTATTTATAAAAAACGATGCTGAGAGAATAAAATATGTAAAAACAGGCTAAAAACTATCCCTACCTTGCCCTCGATCGTAGGTCGGGGGTATCCCTAATTACGGGATAAACTTTATTTTATTCGAGGGAAAGAATTTATAAGTAGCTTACTTCCCGCCCGTGCGTAACCGCGACATACGCGGAGGTAGTTATATATCTGCATCGGGGTCTCGATGGTCACAAATGACCGGATTAATAAGCCCCTTTTCCGCGGATGACGGCAAGGGGGGTACGGAAGAGGATGATGATATCGAGCCAGAGATTCCAGTTCTGGACATACCACGCATCGGTCTGGACACGGTAATCGTAGTCGGTATCGCTGCGGCCGGATACCTGCCAGAGTCCGGTGAGGCCGGGCTTGACGGAGTAATAGTACTCAGCGAAATCGCCGTAGTACTTTTCCAGTTCCTCGCGAATGACGGGGCGCGGGCCGATCAGGCTCATCTGCCCGGCAAAAATATTGAAAATCTGGGGGAGTTCGTCCATACTGGTCTTACGAAGGAGCTTTCCGAGCGGAGTGACGCGCGGGTCGTTCTTCAGCTTATAGTTGGCTTCCCATTCCTTCTTCGCGGCGGGGTTGCCGAGAATTTTCTTCAGACGCTCTTCCGAATCGCTGTACATCGTGCGGAATTTCCACGCCTTGAAGTCCTTCCCGTCCTTCCCTACGCGCAAATGCCCGAAAAAGATTCTCCCGCGCGATGTGATTTTCACCATGAACGCGATCAGCAGGAAGAACGGCAGTATGAGGATAAACCCTATCAGCGACAGGACGAGGTCGAATATCCGCTTGATTGCCATATTGAACCCGGATTTCAGACTGTTGCGGACGCGTATCATAAAGAGGCGTTCCGCATACAGGTAATGGAGTTCCGAGTTGAATACCGACACCCCGTGGATTTCCGGGATCAGGATAACCCGTTTGACATAACGGTAGACATGGTTGATGATATGCGCGAGTTTTTCATCGTTTTCGTAACGTACCGCGATGAACACGGTCTGGATATTCAGCATATTCACATATTTCGTAAAATTCTTAATCTCCCCCAGCACCTCGTACTCTTTCCCGTCGACGTCGAAACGTTTCCCGATATTCTTCTTCGCGTCGTCGAGGAAACCGATCACCTTATATCCGAGGTGGTCTTCCCGCTGAAGTCCGCGGATAGTCGCCAATGCTTCGGGGCCGCATCCGAGGATCAGCACGTTCTCCTTCCATATTCCCATCTTGAAGAGCAGCTTTTTACCTATGATGCGGAATAAGGGGAAAATTATAATAGAGTATATCCATATAAAGACAAAAAGGATTCGCAGTACCGTATTCGGCCCGAACATCGCGCTGAAGTAGATGACCAGGAATATCAGGAGTATCGAGAGGGTGGAGGTTTTCAGGAGAGAACGGGTCTCCTCCCAGAACGGGATACGGTTCAGGTAAAGACGCTCGAATTGGTTCATAATCAGGAATACGATCGGCACCCAGATCATCGACGCGGCGTTCTGGAACGTCAGGAAAAACGGGGGGATATCCTTGAACAGGAAATGCACCAATGTGGTACGGGTGAGTACGGCCAGAAACAGAGTCACATAGTATGCCAAGGTATCTATAATAACAAGGGATAACACCTGCGCAAATGATTTGATAATACGGTGAAATTTCATCTATCGTCCTCGAATAATTGAATTTGTTAGTTCTGCGACGCCGGCATTATTATTTTATAAACTATTACGGTGCCTTTGCTTTTCAGGTCGTCCGGGATTTTCGCCGAAACTTCGTCCCATATCATGGTCGCACGTTCCGAATAATAGGAAAAATCTATCATAAACCGCTTATAGATCCGGTAGTATTCCCCGTTAACCCCGGGCGATGTGATTTTCATTTTCTCCCAGTAATTTTCGACATTGATCGCGTAGCTGGCCGCTATCTGCTGGGATAACGATAACACCCATTTATCGAGGATCGGGGTAAGTTTCGCGTCGTCAATCTTCACTTCTTCCTTCGCTTCCCCCAGTTTATCACGGGTAAACATCTCAACCGCCTTCATAATCTGCGCGGTCTCCTCGGCGGACTTTATCGAACTTTCAGTAAGAGGTATCAACGATTTGGAAAACACGGAAATATAGATTACTTTGTTATCCTTATTGTCTTTCCCCAGCACCCATGAGTACTTGATCCAAACGGGCGGATTTCCCTTGCTCTGCCCGGCTACCTCGACCTGTACATTCGTATCCGCGCCGAGATTCATAAGCGCGTAATCCTCGCGGTATTCCGGTATCGTCTCGACAGCGGCCGTTCCGCACGCCGCGACCATCCCGAATATGAGGATAATTCCCCACTTCCCCTCTTTCATACTCAACCTCCGCCTGGAATAATATTAAATGATAATTTAATATACATCTTTTTACGCGAAAACTCAAGAATATCGACCGATAAAAACGGGGCTTCCGAAGAAGCCCCGTTGGTTAGTTCTTATCTTAATCCATCCATCGCAGCAGTTACTTGTTATATAACGGCCTCGGTTTATAGGTCGTATGCAGCAGATGGTGCGATTTTTCGCTGAGCGGCGCGCCCAGAAACTCCTTGTACAGGTTCTGGATTTCCGGGTTATCGTGCGAGCACCGTATCTTGCTTCCCTCGTCGTCATGGTAAATCCCCTTCGCGCGGAGACGCCGGACACGGTCGTTAGCGCCGTAAGGCTGTCCTCCGCCGCCTACGCATCCGCCCCGGCACGCCATCACCTCGATAAAATCGTAGGGCATCTTTTCGCCGTTCTTTTTCGCGAGACGTACTTCGTCCAACAGCGCGTGGACATTGGACAACCCATGCGCGACCGCCACATGAACGTCATTACCGTCTATATCGATGGTTGCCTTCTTGATACCGTCCAGGCCGCGTACCTGTTCGAATTCCACATGCCCGAGGTTACGCCCGGTAATCAGGCGGTACGCAGTGCGAAGCGCGGCTTCCATCACGCCCCCGGTCGCCCCGAACAATGTGCCCGCCCCGGCGTATTCGCCGAGGATACTGTCGGCTTTATCGTCGGGAAGATTCTCGATATCGATACCCGCCGCCTTGATCATTCTCGTCAGTTCGCGGGTGGTCAGCGATACATCCACATCCTGGTGCCCGCTCGAGAACATTTCGTCCGTGCGGGTAATCTCGTATTTCTTTGCCGTACAAGGCATGATCGATACCATGAATATCTTCGACGGGTCGATGCCCGCCTTTTCGGCGTAATAAGTTTTCGCGAGCACGCCCACCATCTCGTGCGGGGATTTCGCCGACGAGAAATGCGGGATGAGGTCGGAGTCGAACTTCTCGAGGAAATCCACCCATGACGGGCAACAGGACGTGATCAGCGGAAGCTCGTTTTTCTTCTTGGTGAACAGTTCGACGAACTCGGAACCTTCTTCCATGATGGTGAGGTCGGCGCCGAAGTTCGTATCGAATATCGCGTCGAACCCGACCCTGCGCAGCGCGGCGTAGAGCTTACCGGTCAGCAGGGTGCCGATCTCGTACCCGAACGATTCGCCGATCGCGACACGCACCGCGGGGGCTATCTGCACCACGCAATGCATTTCCGGGTCGAGCAGCGCTTTCCAGACGCGGTTGGTCTCGTCCTTCTCGTAGATCGCGCCGACAGGGCAATGCGCCGAACACTGTCCGCACTTGACGCACGGGCTGTCGGCGAGCTGAACGTCCGCGGCGGGCGCGATACGTGTCGAGAACCCGCGCCCGAGGAATTCTATCGCGTACACGCTCTGCATTTCCTGGCATACATTGACGCAGCGCCCGCATTTGATACACTTCTCCGGGTGGAGCTCTATGGACGCGGTCGATTTATCGATCGGGATATCACGGGTAACCTGCGCGAACTCGACCTCGCGGATACCGAAGTCCGCCGCGATCTTCTGGAGCTCGCAGTTCCCGTTACGGGGACACCGCAGACAATCGTTGGGATGGTCGGACAGCATCAGTTCGAGCACCGTCCGGCGCACCTCGACTATCTCCGGGTCGTGCGTGGTAATGCTCATTCCCTCTTCTATCGGGGTGGAGCATGCGCGGAACATCTTGGGAGATTTTTCGAGCTTGACGACGCAGAGTCCGCAGGCCGCCCACGCGGGGAGGTCGGGATGGTAGCAGAGGGTCGGAACCTTGATTTGCACATTCCTCGCGGCTTCGAGTATCGTGAGCCCCTCATCCATAACGAAGGGCGCACCGTTTATTTTTATATTGACTTTACCCACTTTCGGCCTCCTTAGCTTCTGGTAATCGCGCTGAACTTACAGCTCGTGTAACATTCGCCGCACTTGATACAGAGTTCCTGATTGATCAGGTGCGCCAGCCGCTTCTCGCCGGTAATCGCGTTGACCGGGCAGACGCGCGCGCAGAGCGTACATCCGACGCACTTCTCCGGGAGTATCGTGAACTTGAGAAGATCCTTACATTTCCCGGCGCGGCATTTTTTATCGTTGATATGCTCGAGATATTCGTCGCGGAAGTACTTCAGCGTGGACATCACCGGATTGGGGGCGCTTTGGCCGAGCCCGCATAACGACGCGCGTTTCATCGCGTGCCCGATACGCTGGAGCTGTTCGATATAGCTTTCCTCGCCGTTGCCCTTAGTGATCTTTTCGAGCAGGTCGAACATCTGCTTCCCGCCTATACGGCACGGGGCGCACTTACCGCAGGACTCGTCCACCGTGAAACCGAGGTAGAACTTCGCCACATCGACCATACAGTCGTCCTCGTCGGTAACAATCAGTCCGCCCGAGCCCATGATGGAGCCGAGTATTTGCAGGTTCTCGTAGTCGATCGGGGTATCGAGGAATTCCTCGGTAATCATACCGCCCGACGGGCCGCCGGTCTGCGCCGACTTGAACTTCTTGCCGTTCTTGATACCGCCGCCGATATCGAAAATGATCTCCCGCAGCGTCGTACCCATCGGCACTTCTATCAATCCCGAATTGCTGATTTTTCCCGTGAGCGCGAACACCTTCGTGCCCTTGGAGGTCGCGGTACCGATGGAGCCGTACCAGTCGCCGCCCTTGAGCATAATGATCGCGATATTCGCGAGGGTCTCGACATTATTGATGACCGTCGGCTTACCCCAGAGTCCCTTGACCGACGGGAACGGCGGACGCGGACGGGGCATACCCCGTTGTCCCTCGATAGACGCCATGAGCGCGGTTTCCTCGCCGCAGACGAACGCGCCCGCGCCGAGACGTATCTCGATATCGAAGCTGAACCCGCTGCCGAGGATGTCGTTACCGAGGAGGCCGTACTCGTGCGCGTCGGCAATCGCCTTCTCGAGATTGGATATCGCGAGCGGGTATTCCGCGCGGATATAAATAAATCCCTGAGACGAGCCGACCGTGTACCCGGCGATCATCATCGCCTCGATCACCGAATGCGGGTCGCCCTCGAGGACGCTCCGGTCCATATACGCGCCGGGGTCTCCCTCGTCGGCGTTACAGATAATATATTTCACATCGGACTGGACTTTCTGGGAAAAGAGCCATTTCTGCCATGTCGGGAAACCGGCGCCGCCGCGTCCCCGTAAGCCCGCCTTCTTCAGCTCGTCGATCACATCCTCGGGCTTCATGGTGAACAGCACTTTCTC from Brevinematales bacterium harbors:
- the wbaP gene encoding undecaprenyl-phosphate galactose phosphotransferase WbaP: MKFHRIIKSFAQVLSLVIIDTLAYYVTLFLAVLTRTTLVHFLFKDIPPFFLTFQNAASMIWVPIVFLIMNQFERLYLNRIPFWEETRSLLKTSTLSILLIFLVIYFSAMFGPNTVLRILFVFIWIYSIIIFPLFRIIGKKLLFKMGIWKENVLILGCGPEALATIRGLQREDHLGYKVIGFLDDAKKNIGKRFDVDGKEYEVLGEIKNFTKYVNMLNIQTVFIAVRYENDEKLAHIINHVYRYVKRVILIPEIHGVSVFNSELHYLYAERLFMIRVRNSLKSGFNMAIKRIFDLVLSLIGFILILPFFLLIAFMVKITSRGRIFFGHLRVGKDGKDFKAWKFRTMYSDSEERLKKILGNPAAKKEWEANYKLKNDPRVTPLGKLLRKTSMDELPQIFNIFAGQMSLIGPRPVIREELEKYYGDFAEYYYSVKPGLTGLWQVSGRSDTDYDYRVQTDAWYVQNWNLWLDIIILFRTPLAVIRGKGAY
- a CDS encoding 2Fe-2S iron-sulfur cluster binding domain-containing protein: MGKVNIKINGAPFVMDEGLTILEAARNVQIKVPTLCYHPDLPAWAACGLCVVKLEKSPKMFRACSTPIEEGMSITTHDPEIVEVRRTVLELMLSDHPNDCLRCPRNGNCELQKIAADFGIREVEFAQVTRDIPIDKSTASIELHPEKCIKCGRCVNVCQEMQSVYAIEFLGRGFSTRIAPAADVQLADSPCVKCGQCSAHCPVGAIYEKDETNRVWKALLDPEMHCVVQIAPAVRVAIGESFGYEIGTLLTGKLYAALRRVGFDAIFDTNFGADLTIMEEGSEFVELFTKKKNELPLITSCCPSWVDFLEKFDSDLIPHFSSAKSPHEMVGVLAKTYYAEKAGIDPSKIFMVSIMPCTAKKYEITRTDEMFSSGHQDVDVSLTTRELTRMIKAAGIDIENLPDDKADSILGEYAGAGTLFGATGGVMEAALRTAYRLITGRNLGHVEFEQVRGLDGIKKATIDIDGNDVHVAVAHGLSNVHALLDEVRLAKKNGEKMPYDFIEVMACRGGCVGGGGQPYGANDRVRRLRAKGIYHDDEGSKIRCSHDNPEIQNLYKEFLGAPLSEKSHHLLHTTYKPRPLYNK
- a CDS encoding NADH-quinone oxidoreductase subunit NuoF, whose protein sequence is MAYKNYILVCGGTGCESAKSNDIFENLKKEVTTANLDADVQVVKTGCFGFCEQGPIVKILPEDAFYVQVKPEDAQRIVAEHIIKGRPVAGLLYDAAKDKGRVRLKDVPFYQKQYRIVLRNCGVIDPRNIDEYIARDGYAALEKVLFTMKPEDVIDELKKAGLRGRGGAGFPTWQKWLFSQKVQSDVKYIICNADEGDPGAYMDRSVLEGDPHSVIEAMMIAGYTVGSSQGFIYIRAEYPLAISNLEKAIADAHEYGLLGNDILGSGFSFDIEIRLGAGAFVCGEETALMASIEGQRGMPRPRPPFPSVKGLWGKPTVINNVETLANIAIIMLKGGDWYGSIGTATSKGTKVFALTGKISNSGLIEVPMGTTLREIIFDIGGGIKNGKKFKSAQTGGPSGGMITEEFLDTPIDYENLQILGSIMGSGGLIVTDEDDCMVDVAKFYLGFTVDESCGKCAPCRIGGKQMFDLLEKITKGNGEESYIEQLQRIGHAMKRASLCGLGQSAPNPVMSTLKYFRDEYLEHINDKKCRAGKCKDLLKFTILPEKCVGCTLCARVCPVNAITGEKRLAHLINQELCIKCGECYTSCKFSAITRS